Proteins encoded together in one Olsenella timonensis window:
- a CDS encoding single-stranded DNA-binding protein, which translates to MSTINSVAISGNLVDDAVLRSTKSGTMVLNFTVAVTERVKGADGAFEERPSYIDCAVFGRRADALSRYLAKGSLAMVQGHLRQIVYNDRQGQRRSKVEVMVEEIEWRTKRSGEIPAETPVAFRAAAGRGGAE; encoded by the coding sequence ATGTCAACCATCAACAGCGTCGCCATCTCCGGCAACCTCGTCGACGACGCGGTGCTTCGCTCGACGAAGAGCGGGACGATGGTCCTCAACTTCACCGTGGCCGTCACGGAGCGCGTCAAGGGCGCCGACGGCGCGTTCGAGGAGCGGCCGAGCTACATCGACTGCGCGGTCTTCGGGAGGCGCGCCGACGCGCTCTCCCGCTACCTCGCGAAGGGCTCGCTCGCCATGGTCCAGGGACACCTGAGGCAGATCGTCTACAACGACCGCCAGGGGCAACGCCGCAGCAAGGTCGAGGTCATGGTCGAGGAGATCGAGTGGCGTACCAAGCGCTCTGGGGAGATTCCGGCCGAGACGCCGGTAGCATTCCGCGCGGCCGCGGGGCGAGGGGGCGCGGAATGA
- the tet(W) gene encoding tetracycline resistance ribosomal protection protein Tet(W) produces MKIINIGILAHVDAGKTTLTESLLYASGAISEPGSVEKGTTRTDTMFLERQRGITIQAAVTSFQWHRCKVNIVDTPGHMDFLAEVYRSLAVLDGAILVISAKDGVQAQTRILFHALRKMNIPTVIFINKIDQAGVDLQSVVQSVRDKLSADIIIKQTVSLSPEIVLEENTDIEAWDAVIENNDKFLEKYIAGEPISREKLVREEQRRVQDASLFPVYYGSAKKGLGIQPLMDAVTGLFQPIGEQGSAALCGSVFKVEYTDCGQRRVYLRLYSGTLRLRDTVALAGREKLKITEMRIPSKGEIVRTDTAYPGEIVILPSDSVRLNDVLGDPTRLPRKRWREDPLPMLRTSIAPKTAAQRERLLDALTQLADTDPLLRCEVDSITHEIILSFLGRVQLEVVSALLSEKYKLETVVKEPTVIYMERPLKAASHTIHIEVPPNPFWASIGLSVTPLPLGSGVQYESRVSLGYLNQSFQNAVRDGIRYGLEQGLFGWNVTDCKICFEYGLYYSPVSTPADFRSLAPIVLEQALKESGTQLLEPYLSFTLYAPREYLSRAYHDAPKYCATIETVQVKKDEVVFTGEIPARCIQAYRTDLAFYTNGQSVCLTELKGYQAAVGKPVIQPRRPNSRLDKVRYMFQKIM; encoded by the coding sequence ATGAAAATAATCAATATTGGAATTCTTGCCCATGTAGACGCTGGAAAGACGACCTTGACGGAGAGCCTGCTATATGCCAGCGGAGCCATTTCAGAACCGGGGAGCGTCGAAAAAGGGACAACGAGGACGGACACCATGTTTTTGGAGCGGCAGCGTGGGATTACCATTCAAGCGGCAGTCACTTCCTTCCAGTGGCACAGATGTAAAGTCAACATTGTGGATACGCCCGGCCACATGGATTTTTTGGCGGAGGTGTACCGCTCTTTGGCTGTTTTAGATGGGGCCATCTTGGTGATCTCCGCTAAAGATGGCGTGCAGGCCCAGACCCGTATTCTGTTCCATGCCCTGCGGAAAATGAACATTCCCACCGTTATCTTTATCAACAAGATCGACCAGGCTGGCGTTGATTTGCAGAGCGTGGTTCAGTCTGTTCGGGATAAGCTCTCCGCCGATATTATCATCAAGCAGACGGTGTCGCTGTCCCCGGAAATAGTCCTGGAGGAAAATACCGACATAGAAGCATGGGATGCGGTCATCGAAAATAACGATAAATTTTTGGAAAAGTATATCGCAGGAGAACCAATCAGCCGGGAAAAACTTGTGCGGGAGGAACAGCGGCGGGTTCAAGACGCCTCCCTGTTCCCGGTCTATTATGGCAGCGCCAAAAAGGGCCTTGGCATTCAACCGTTGATGGATGCGGTGACAGGGCTGTTCCAACCGATTGGGGAACAGGGGAGCGCCGCCCTATGCGGCAGCGTTTTCAAGGTGGAGTATACAGATTGCGGCCAGCGGCGTGTCTATCTACGGCTATACAGCGGAACGCTGCGCCTGCGGGATACGGTGGCCCTGGCCGGGAGAGAAAAGCTGAAAATCACAGAGATGCGTATTCCATCCAAAGGGGAAATTGTTCGGACAGACACCGCTTATCCGGGTGAAATTGTTATCCTTCCCAGCGACAGCGTGAGGTTAAACGATGTATTAGGGGACCCAACCCGGCTCCCTCGTAAAAGGTGGCGTGAGGACCCCCTCCCCATGCTGCGGACGTCGATTGCGCCGAAAACGGCAGCGCAAAGAGAACGGCTGCTGGACGCTCTTACGCAACTTGCGGATACTGACCCGCTTTTGCGCTGCGAGGTGGATTCCATCACCCATGAGATCATTCTTTCTTTTTTGGGCCGGGTGCAGTTGGAGGTTGTTTCCGCTTTGCTGTCGGAAAAATACAAGCTTGAAACAGTGGTAAAGGAACCCACCGTCATTTATATGGAGCGGCCGCTCAAAGCAGCCAGCCACACCATCCATATCGAGGTGCCGCCCAACCCGTTTTGGGCATCCATCGGACTGTCTGTTACACCACTCCCGCTTGGCTCCGGTGTACAATACGAGAGCCGGGTTTCGCTGGGATACTTGAACCAGAGTTTTCAAAACGCTGTCAGGGATGGTATCCGTTACGGGCTGGAGCAGGGCTTGTTCGGCTGGAACGTAACGGACTGTAAGATTTGCTTTGAATACGGGCTTTATTACAGTCCGGTCAGCACGCCGGCGGACTTCCGCTCATTGGCCCCGATTGTATTGGAACAGGCATTGAAGGAATCAGGGACGCAACTGCTGGAACCTTATCTCTCCTTCACCCTCTATGCGCCCCGGGAATATCTTTCCAGGGCTTATCATGATGCACCGAAATACTGTGCCACCATCGAAACGGTCCAGGTAAAAAAGGATGAAGTTGTCTTTACTGGCGAGATTCCCGCCCGCTGTATACAGGCATACCGTACTGATCTGGCCTTTTACACCAACGGGCAGAGCGTATGCCTTACAGAACTGAAAGGGTATCAGGCCGCTGTCGGCAAGCCAGTCATCCAGCCCCGCCGTCCAAACAGCCGCCTGGACAAGGTGCGCTATATGTTTCAGAAGATAATGTAA